In Fusarium oxysporum f. sp. lycopersici 4287 chromosome 4, whole genome shotgun sequence, a genomic segment contains:
- a CDS encoding glucoamylase — protein sequence MPALYKSFTMDLIDVDDSVSSVSINSTASLIQPIMYFVSSAFLLGSFALQSVLGRPAFDERSLVQERQSSVDSFIKSESSVAIEQLLCNIGSDGCNSKNVATGIVIASPDTQDPDYFYTWTRDAALVFKYVVDRFINQYDAGLQRKIQEYIASQAKLQGVSNPSGSLSDGSGLGEAKFNVDMSAFTGGWGRPQRDGPALRATAMITYANWLIANGYTSTANDIVWPVVRNDLNYVAQYWNQTGFDLWEEVKGSSFFTTGSQYRALIEGAALAKKLGKSGDNYSNIAPQALCFLQTYWISSGKYVDSNINVNDGRTGKDANSILSSIHNFDPALSCDSATFQPCSDKALANHKAVTDSFRSWNINKGISQGSAVAVGRYVEDVYYNGNPWYLATLAAAEQLYDAIYVWKQQGSITVSDVSLSFFKDLVSSISTGTYASDSATFKSITDAVSKYADGYVAIVAKYVGTDGHLAEQFDKNDGHPLSATDLTWSYAAFLSAADRRAGVIPPSWAGGVAAVPNQCGTNTVAGSYSSATATSFPASQTPKGGVPTPTGTQTSTSTSSSSTSTSCPIATSVAVTFEEVVTTNFGDTIKIVGNIAALGNWDTSKAVALSASDYTSSNPVWKATISLAAGQSIQYKYINVKKDGSLTWEKDPNRTYTVPKTCATNATKSDKWQS from the exons ATGCCGGCTCTCTATAAAAGCTTCACGATGGACCTGATAGATGTTGATGATTCAGTCTCATCAGTCTCGATCAACTCTACAGCCTCTCTGATACAGCCTATCATGTACTTTGTGTCTTCTGCCTTTCTTCTCGGCTCATTCGCTCTTCAGAGCGTCTTGGGCCGACCAGCCTTCGATGAGCGGAGTCTCGTACAAGAGAGACAATCTTCGGTCGACTCTTTTATCAAGTCTGAGAGCTCAGTTGCTATTGAGCAACTCCTCTGCAATATCGGCTCTGATGGCTGCAACTCCAAGAACGTGGCCACTGGTATTGTCATCGCTTCACCAGACACCCAGGATCCTGACT ACTTTTACACCTGGACTCGAGATGCCGCTCTAGTCTTCAAGTATGTCGTCGATAGGTTCATCAACCAGTATGATGCTGGCTTGCAGAGGAAGATCCAGGAGTATATCGCCTCCCAAGCCAAGCTCCAGGGTGTTTCCAACCCTTCTGGGTCGCTTTCGGATGGCTCAGGTCTAGGAGAGGCCAAGTTCAACGTCGATATGAGTGCCTTCACTGGCGGTTGGG GTCGACCCCAGCGAGATGGTCCAGCTCTGCGTGCGACTGCTATGATCACCTACGCCAACTGGCTGATTGCCAACGGCTACACCTCCACAGCCAACGACATTGTGTGGCCTGTTGTTCGCAACGATCTTAACTACGTGGCTCAATATTG GAACCAAACCGGATTTGACTTATGGGAAGAGGTCAAGGGCAGTTCGTTCTTTACAACTGGCTCCCAATATCGAG CTCTCATTGAAGGTGCCGCTCTGGCCAAGAAGCTCGGCAAGTCAGGAGACAACTACTCCAACATCGCTCCTCAGGCTCTCTGCTTCTTGCAGACTTACTGGATCTCTTCCGGCAAATACGTTGACTCTAACA TCAATGTCAACGACGGCCGCACTGGCAAGGACGCCAACAGTATCCTGTCATCCATCCACAATTTTGACCCTGCTCTGAGCTGTGATTCCGCCACCTTCCAGCCATGCAGCGACAAGGCCCTCGCCAACCATAAGGCAGTTACCGACTCTTTCCGCTCATGGAACATCAACAAGGGGATCTCTCAAGGCTCAGCTGTCGCCGTTGGACGATACGTTGAAGATGTCTACTACAACGGCAACCCCTGGTACCTCGCTACGCTTGCCGCGGCAGAGCAACTCTACGATGCCATTTACGTCTGGAAGCAGCAGGGATCCATCACTGTGTCGGACGTCTCTCTTTCGTTTTTCAAGGACCTCGTCTCTTCAATCTCTACCGGAACCTACGCCAGCGACTCTGCCACCTTCAAGAGCATCACTGACGCCGTCTCCAAGTATGCTGATGGGTATGTTGCTATCGTTGCAAAGTATGTCGGCACAGATGGCCACCTCGCAGAGCAATTTGACAAGAACGACGGCCATCCTCTTTCTGCTACAGACTTGACTTGGTCATATGCCGCATTCCTTTCAGCTGCTGATCGTCGAGCTGGTGTtattcctccttcttgggctggTGGCGTGGCTGCTGTTCCCAACCAATGCGGTACCAATACTGTTGCTGGCTCGTACTCATCGGCCACTGCAACTTCGTTCCCGGCATCGCAAACACCCAAGGGTGGTGTGCCCACTCCAACTGGCACCCAGACTTCCACTTCCACTTCCAGCTCGTCCACTAGCACCAGTTGCCCTATTGCAACTTCTGTGGCTGTCACTTTCGAAGAGGTTGTCACCACCAACTTTGGTGATACCATCAAGATCGTTGGCAACATCGCTGCTCTCGGTAACTGGGACACATCCAAGGCTGTTGCCCTGAGCGCCTCAGACTATACCTCCTCGAACCCTGTGTGGAAGGCTACCATTTCCCTAGCTGCAGGACAGTCTATTCAGTATAAGTACATTAACGTTAAGAAGGACGGCTCTCTCACCTGGGAGAAGGACCCCAACCGCACCTACACTGTTCCCAAGACATGTGCCACAAATGCTACCAAGTCTGACAAGTGGCAGTCTTGA